The window caacatataccgaggtttggagggctctggccggaaaggggacgtgggggtccgcttagtccgatgatgtgttcacggagggctacgtggctatccacaaatccgaactaaaggttaatcgctcctgtaaaaatgttccatttcttcggctcttcttccggcttctcttagccaagcaccgggtaatctccccggtgggtcaaccaaggcagtgtctccccctgccttggttggcggcaacttttgaaagggttgttttgcctttcgaaagttgcaaaattatttaattgtgcagagtaatgtcaatacaatttttatttattaaaaaaaacgcaaaacttattttttacTGTGATCTTACTCTGcccttctttctgtttttttgctTGCATTTGTGTATTGGGCTTTGCATTCTTCTATGTTCTGCCCAGCGCAGTTTATCCTTATCAGAGCTATTTGAATCCTAGCCCCTTAGTCGAAACGATGATTCCTCGAATGATTGGATTACATATGATAGCATTTTAATTTCGGATTTACCAAATTGTACGCCTCCAATTTCTCAAGCTAGAGATATTAAATTCATAGTGCGgatttaatttgttttaaaccAATGTATTGATCAGAATAGTTTTTCACTTTTCTCAtttgggaatcgatccccagtcTTTCAGCATGCTCTGctgatgctcaaccattgggCCATGAGATACATATTGATTTTCCAAATATATCCTCGTATCCAGACGACAGTTTTATAAAGGCAGTTTTTGGAAGCTGGCATAATTAATTGCTTATCTGTCATATAACTCACAAGGTAtgtagctctgtggtagagtgTCCGGTTACAATACTGGCAGTCTTGGGTTCGAAACCCATGTAAGTGAAAGGTTAAATGCTTATATAAAAAATGTCACATTTCTTTGGgttttgatcattttcattGAGTGTAAAAGGGATGTCCGAaagtaacaaagaaaaatgcaatcaaattaCCTGACTCATGGCTcgatggtagagcatcggctcGGTACGCCGTACGTATAAGGTTCGATTCCTCGAAGAGTCTGCATCGATCATAACCAATATAAACATTCACCAATcttaaatgaaatagaacaaATGGTCTTCAAGCGAATTAAATCGCAAATCAAGTGAAAGGCTTGTAGAAATTTAAGCGCTGTTATGAGACGTATGACATTCATAATAACGTAACCGCACaaccttaaaaaaatacagatataaaaaaaaaaaaaagaaagagctgAGTAAGAAATCAGTAAAtaagttttgattttttttttaataaaaaaaattgtattaacattactctgcacagttaaatgattttgcaactttcgaaaggcaaaacaaccctttcaaaagttgccgccaaccaaggcagggggagacactgccttggttgacccaccggggagattacccggtgcttggctaagagaagccggaagaagagccgaagaaatggaacatttttacaggagcgattaacctttagttcggatttgtggatagccacgtagccctccgtgaacacatcatcggactaagcggacccccacgtcccctttccggccagagccctccaaacctcggtatatgttgtttttatatataccgtacagtaggggcatgaccccctacgggcttattatgagtcaaggggaaacggggctacagaaagaagggagcccagatatgcacttcaatttttgaatattatgTACCGTATGGGGATCTGAAGAAAGTATAGAAATTCTATGTCgtccatccaatcattgcAATTTATTCAGTATCTTGCCCCAACCCAGAACCTTTACAGATCCAGTGTAACTTTTCAtctatataaaaaattttttttttttaattaaatgttTAGCATACAAAGTTTTGCACATGCGACTTACATGACTGATAGATTCATTGTTTGGCAGACTCATAAAACTTCTGGCAAAAGCTGCGAAAGGACATGCATATTGCAAATGAAAACTGTTCCATGATGCTCTACAGATTAACTAGCTCCAGTAGAATGTTGCATGGTTGATTgatgtgttcccagtacaaccaaaatcctttcctattgaacagaaaatttttatgtaGATTAGATATGGTTAGCAAAAAACCAGGAAAAATGCTTCATTTTTACCTAGAAGTCCATTTGTACGAAGACGTGTTTaggttatttcaaactgcaacTGCAGAAAAACCCGACTGCCAccaaaataaattcaagttTCCCTGTACACTACAAAACTTCTTGTGTTAACTTGGGTAATAAAGATTTGATTTAACAAGACAAGAATACACTGCAGTTGCCATTTATTCTatattgtaaaaataatattccGTGGATTTTTGATCCCTGATGAATTCTGTTCAAGTACCACAGCATATCAGGTTAAGCCGCAAGCACTTTCAATAGTTAAAACGTAGAATGTTAATGAAATTCTAAATAAGTCTCCTAGCACATTGGAAATTACTTCTTTCCACCAAGCTGGTGACATCATCAGTTCTTTGAATACAgtgtgttaaacaaaacctggaaacaaaacagaagGTAACCCGAACTACACAATAAGTAACTAATGGCGTGATATGCTGTACAATTTCAGTTTTCGTCAGAAACTTctgcttttacctttttgaaTTGAACTGGGAATTGGTAAActtaagaagaagaacgattATGACAATATGGCGTACTTAGCGATATCCATGGATTCGGCAAAGCATTTGCAATCCGCGAGCCAACCATTATTATGGCAACTAAACTCGACATAGCCACCTGCGAAAGAACCAATTGATAGTTCAATGCAGTACTCCAGTGATGAGCAATTCCTCCAGCAACAGGGCAACAGGGTAtggcatatggcaatccgttttacccaaaataaaaataagaatattggccttttttctgttttactgctatcgccatctaccggtcataTTTCTAGcaaattctctacatacactgatcgaaaaattttttaagcccgactaagcaaggccgactaaataagcccgacttttctcggtcgggcttaaaatttttttctgaaaaaactgaaactcatcggaattggttgaatatcaaatgatatactcaaaatggaatgctgattccgggaaaatttcaatttatttcgttaaattaattgtttttgaaatacaccgaatatttgacgcaatgctagcgcgccagtacggtacagcgctagcgtgatgcAGTAGAATTtagtatttcaaaaatgattaacttaatgaaaaaaacagcaattttcccggatcagcattcaattttgagtatatcttgccatattcaaccaattccgatgagttaCAATTGCCATAGCCATAGACATCTAGtgatgaatttttgaaagcaAGTGAAACTTTGAATAGCGTTCAGGCCTTTGTGGCCACCTGGCGATTTTTTCCTTgggtattgaaattaaaatgccTTTGGTTGAATTCCTAGAAGGTGATGCAACAGGTTGTTAACTGACAGGTGAATTTTTGTAACTTTAGCTATCTAGAATAGAACTTCAGATCTATAAGGAGCTTATCGCAAGGTAATAATTTTCGTACATCTCATATTCGGGAATCTAAAGTTGAAATATAACATTGTTGTCAGTTTCTATCCTTAAACATTCCATGTTAAACTTTGCTTTCCCAAAAACACCTGCGTTCTACTTGGGAAACTGTATTTTCTAGCTGGTTTATTCAAGCTGATTATTCAGTCGTTAAGTGTTTTATCGTAGGTTTGCCCCTGATAAAATGGCCACGTCCAAGGACCGGGCGATCTTGGACAGCATTATTAACCCCTTGCTTCCCAATGATGAATTTGTACCACATAATGATGTGCAAGAAGACACAGGTCGTAATACATGATAGGTGTTAACAACCTTGTGATcaattattttgttctttttttagatgattctgaagctgtaaaaacaacaaaagaattcgAGAAACAAGGTGTTATATTTGCTGAGTCTGGCAGAATGGACCAAGCCTTGGAAATGTTTGGCAAAGCTGTTGAATGTTCACCAATGTGGGCATCAGCCTATAATAATAGAGCTCAGGCTTTTCGTCttctgaaaagaaatgaaggtATAAAGCCATTACTTACATAAATATTTGTGTACTTCGAGCACAGTGTGGCTTTCATGTACAGAAGCAATGAAAGATCTGGATATGGCAATACAACTCAGTAATGGGAAAGGCAAAGCAGCATGTCAGGCTTACTGTCAAAGGGCTATGCTAAATCATTACACAGGCAATGAGGAACTTGCCTTCAAGGACTGGGAATGTGCAAGTAACCTTGGAAGCAATTTTGCTAAAAATCAGCTCATTCAGAAAAATCCCTATGCAGCTTTGTGTAATAAAATGCTATatgatgtttttaaaaatgtgaagGAAGGAACAGATATTAAGTAATTACCTACCAATTAGGTAATGTGGTGCATACATGTAACATTATGCTCAATCAACAAAACGTGAGATTTAACGATAAATTTACTTCCATAACGAATCTCTAAATAGGCAATGGAGAGAATAGTATTGTGTATTCGACCTAGATGGTAAGCGGTGTACCTTGATATTACTTTGTACCAATCTATATCTTGGATGttaaaatgataaataaaCGATCAAACAAGTGTCCACGCAACATTGAAGATGCATGGATATATCGTATAACCCTTAAGGATTCCTACAAAGGTAGGTAGCTGTGaagtaataaataaatctgTAAATCATCCCAAAAACTAACTTTTACTTAAAGCACTTATCGCTCTCAAGATTGTGGCCAGAATCAATAAAGCTCCAACTTCGAACCTACTACAATGCATTTACGATAAGTGATGGTAAACCTCGAAATTGCTGTACAGTTACAACAAAAATTTGGTCCCGCGTAAACCTCACCATTATCAATACGTGTCGACAAACGATTATGCACACCATCATTTCTCAATTTCAAATCCATTAGAAGGAATCTACTACTCATCGTCTTTTTCGATCATTTCGAAATCCTTTCCCGTTTGTTCCGATTCTGTTTCGGATTTGTCTTCGGTATCCCTAAATTATAATATTAATTATAGTTATTGTTGCAGATCAAACTGAGTGTTTACTTGCCCGTGCGTCAAGAACATTCGTATAACTTACTCGATATTGTCAAGTTGTGTGTCTTCATCGCCACTCTCTTCcgctttttcttcgttttcatcgtcagacaatttttttttgccattatttttcttgtctttcttGCTTGCAGATTCTTTGTCCCTACATTCGTACTTCGATATTTGTGGTGTCAATAAATTAATATCTGACAAAGcgctgatttgatttgaatcgATACCTTCCAAAGCGGCCAGAATGAGGCAAAAAATCCAACGTCTTCAGTGAGATTCGGGAAGATCCATAAGTGATGACGACCCATTGATACGAGCCACAACAGACAAAAAATTAGCACACGCAGAACAGCAAGACCAAAGATAAACATAAGAAACCCAGCAGCTCCAATACTCAAGTAATAGACACCTTTCCTGCATACAAAATATGTTCGTTAGAAATGTCAATCTAACAACTTCAAAGAAAACGCATTCTTACCTTACTACTGGAGGCCACAGCGGGAAGAGGCAAAGAGCAACAACGGCTAAAACGACACCACCACCAGCAAGCCAATAGTAGTACGGGATGGGATCATATATCCAGACATAGGCATCATTTCCATCCACAAAACGCTGTTCCAAATGCATGTCTAGACgaattttacgtttttcttttttccctttctccttcttttcctcCGCATGACTACTCTCCGCATCATCCCCTTTCTTCTCCTCTTCAgcttctgatttttctttttttccactttcatctttctccttcttcttttctttttttttggaacgggCTTTCAGTTCCTGTTCAGTCACTGGTATCTTCCTAGCTCTATGAAAAAACTTCTTGCGCAAAAGtctgaaataaaaaggatGTGAATTAGAATATAGTTTTTGCCAAACAAGACCATAACAATCAATCGATACTGACAGGTCAAGGTACTGAACCACTGTTTCTCGTGTTGTGAAAAGGggttcttctttattttttcctggGGAGCTCCAGGGGGAAGTCAACAGTTTGTCAACTGCTTTGGAGGCTGTGAAGTACTCTACACTGTGACtgagaaattttgttttcttgcaagGAACATTGGCTTTAATCCATTTTGCAACTGCAATTTCTTCGCTGGTAGGCTTGGTGGTTGGATGCATTACTTCAACATCCTAtacacaaaattgaaataaaattgcgaaaaaaatgatttcactcgacaatttaaaaaaaattcttcattcGAAAAACGACAAAACATTGTATAATTAACTAAAGCCAATGACTAGGTAAAGGTCGTTGTCTCGTGCCCGAGGGTTTTCGTGAACGATGTAAACTGGCAAATCATACacgaaacggaaaaaaaaatgtgtataaAAGGCATAAGACTTTTcttacatcttttttttttgccttggttacttttctcttttctactTTACTAGCCATTATTTCTCTGCTTCAACTATCAAAATAACTTGTCAGTCACAGAACACGGCTTcaacaaaaagcaacaacgGTGCAAGACGTCATTACAATCTGACGTGGAACTGTTACTAGCAGACGATGTGGTGCAGACGATCTTTCGTTCCCCTAGTTAGTTCTTTACTTATACTGACAATATATACATAGGCAGGACATACTTCTTTCTTGCCTTTGTTGCACAGCGTAAAACatatgaaaatcaaatcataTACATTATAAGTGTACAAAACTTCAATCTCATGACAGCTGGACGACAATGATTCTTCTCAAGGGCTGCAAAAGGCCTCTTCGGAGATTGCCTGCAATCAACATACGAAAAATCGTCACAAGTCTTTCTGTTAATCAACAGATTTCCCACGTGGACTACCAAGTACGGAAAAtcgcgttttgttttcaaattgtcCTGGTATTCAATTATAAACTCTTTGGTTGCAAGGCATGCTATAAAGTTCTTGGTTTACATGAAAATTGCAGTCAACAAGAACTTAAGGCAGCTTTTGTGGGGTTGGCTAAGAAACATCATCCTGACAGTAATCAAGAAGCTGATTCAGCAAAATTTCAACTAGTACCtctttttatgatttttgaaatgatatATGAAAAATATACTAGCTTGATGTTTTGATATTTAGATTGAAAATGCATACAGAAAGCTCCAAGAAAAATTCAGTATTGAGATCAAGAAATCAGAATCAgtgacacacaaaaacaaaaatattgtgaACAAAGACACAACTCCAGAAGATAGTGAACAGAATCTACAACATGATATTGAAGTATGTATGAATCATCATAAACTTCATATCATCACACAAAATTTGCTCTGTACATTCTTCTAGCATACAGCCCCACAACACAGACAATTCCTCAATTATGAAGGCATTGGGCAAGGTACACCTTttcaaagagagaaacaatACCAAAAATATCAGGTCAAGAAAGCAGTTGAGAATGTGTATAATCATCGTATTTCGCAAATTCCCAACACCGAAGAGAATTCACTTGTTTGGAAAGATAATAGAACAGCAAAGAAATCTAAAATCAGGTTCATGACAACGAACTGAACTAAATTACCTATAGTTTCCAAAGTCTTTTAATAGACTTCATTTGTAAGGCTTGGAATTGATCGGCTAGTAGAAGATTTAATTCAAGAATCAATGGCAAAGGGGGAATTTACTAATTTAAAAGGAACTGGTAAACCGCTTGTGAATCAGAACCACAACCCTTACGTTGACATCGTTACGCACAAAATAAACCAGGTTATTGCATAGAGTTGTGTGCTTGATTAAATTGAATAATGACATCTAACCTACAAATCTGAAATACCTTGATAAGCAGGTACTGATAGAAAACGGATTTTCTCCACAATGGGTGATGTTGGAAAAGGACATTCGATCCGAAATAACAAATCTAAAGTTTAGAttagaagaaggaagaaggaaaCTAGGCAAAATGCCTTTGACGGAAAGTGAAAAGTTTGTATGGAACAAATTACTCGACGAGCTAAAGGACGACGtaaaacaaatcaacaaaaaaattaacgatTATAATTTAATCGTACCTCTCCTGAATAAACAAATGGTTCACGTGAACCTGAAAAAAATGTCAGAAAAATATCTGAAGGATTTTCCTTCCTTGGATTTAACtctgacagaaaaaaaagtcaacgAAGAATGTCGCAAAGTTCAACGTTCCACTAGCACTGAACCCGGCCTGTTTGATTTGTGGAATTCTCTGTGGAAGAGCAAGTATGTCTACTAATTGTATCTAAATTttattagcttttttttttaaatcgtaagGTTCAATGACGACATAGTATTATATCATTTTTTCTATAGTTAAAATCACAAAATGCACAAAGGAGGAAAAATTATGATCCCTAAAATAAACGATTAGTGCTCTACCCCATTGGTATCTATATAGGTTGTCGAACAATAACAGCGTCAATTGCAATCatatcgaaaaaaattgtttagtagaaaagaaggTTCAAGTTATGCTCAAAGGCATCGTTAGACGATGTGGATATTATAGCGGGTAGTTCGTGGAGTACACTTGAGGGGTCCATGTTAGACGAATGGTTCGTTTCGCGATAGCATAATCCATCGATACTTTTCTGCTAAAGATGTATAACATGATTTAGGCTTTgcgaaagcaaaataaaaataaaaaataagtatGCAATAACGCACCATTTTTTTCATACTAGCCAAACAGAAGGTGCACACTGGACGTGGATTGGAGTTGTCAAAACCTGGGGTTGGACCGTTATGCTTTAAACAGGGTTGTTCCATTGGACCTTaatcaaaatatttaatttccAAAAATCTACCAGTTAAGTCCGTAAGAGGATGGTCTAGATCAGCTAAAATGATCCgataaaattaaaatgttgTATAAAATAGCGCATtcagttttgaattttcaacagtgatagtaaaaaatttcCCCAGTGTTCCACGCCATCCCCAAATATCACTGTAACTCCACAAATGTCAAGGTAAAAGAGCAATATGGTAAAAGAGTCCTTACTTCGGGATAGGAAAGTTTATATAAAAGTGCGGTGAATATATGAAAGCAGGGCTATTTACCTGCTAGAAGTTGGGTTCCAAGATGAGCAATGTAACTGGAGGCAAGACGTAgcgtttcaatttttgagagtTTCCTGTCGGCTGGCTCTATTGAAGTGTTCAAAAatcttttatatttgattgtAGATATACGTACAAAATTCTGTACGTACCAGTAGGAATCAAAGTTCTCAATGCGGTGAATGCGCTGTTTACACTTAACAAAAAgttagtaaaacaaaaaaacacaaataagaGCATTACACCAAAGGCttcctgtttgttttcattagaTCCCATTACTAGGAATGTTACCAATGTTATTACTTGTCTTAATTTAACTACTGTTATATCATACTTCATATAATAGCTCTTTCTGTCTTCTCTACTAGTTGGGACATCAGAAATACGAATACTTTTTTGTGGCAGAACAAATACAACAGACTTAACAGCTGTTAATCCTTTGCAACAGTGCTCTTAAATTATTGAATGGTGATTAATTAAGCCATAACTAAGTGagtacaaaaaacaatttgcatCGTTACGCACCTATGAGTACGATCCCTTTCGCGGGCGTTGGCATGTGAACGAGGCTTTTGACTATCCTCAGCTCCGGGCGACGAGGAATTTAAGATAAGCAGTTCATTGAAAACAGAGGCACTGTACGTAGTGTCTTTTCTGTTTGTCCTTTTCGTTGCGGAATCGTCATTGGTTGCATGGCTTTTTGCAGATCGACGCCTCTTGCTTTTGTGTAACCCTGTTTCAGAATAGTTGGGTCGACTCATTATATCCATTTCCAGGGGCATTTGTCATATATTTTTCTCCGGTAACAGGACGATTCCGTTGTTCATTCAACTCAGGATTTTATGATAACGGACACCCAAAATGTGAGTGTCACTTGACGGTAAGCATGCATCAACTAAATAAACATCATATGAATTAATTCTACGATTAGAATTTGTTGTATCTCAAAAATGTATAAATGGTTTATTATGCTTTACCTTGGCAGGTATCCACAAATCGAATGCTGTTGTGTTGattaaaaaaatgcaagacTGGTTGCTTTCGGTTCCGTGACGAACGTGTGTTGACTAGGGCAGGTCTGAAGAGCCACTGAAACTCTTCGCTTCACTCACTCAGTTTGTCAGGGGATGGTGGACTTAATTGCTTCCAGCTGCACATTCAAAGCTTGTAGCAAAAgccctttttccttctcgACATCGGTTTGCAAcagctttttctttattgggGTGTGAAACGAGATCCATTTATGTCCTCTATTTAtcaacaataaatttttagcatttgaattattaaatttacTGTAtctttcttactttttagggTGTTTGTATTTAACATAAACCAGTGTGATTCGGCACTGCAACGAGAAAGGCCAGTCCATAGAAAAATGTGATTCGGCTTTCTCGTATTTCTGTTTCTCAATTTAGTGATTTAAATCTGGGTCAGTTGCGTACAGGTTATGACTacgaattaaaataaataaaataaataagcacatagaagaagaaacagtGGTATGAAGGTTTCTGGAGCGAGTGAGTAGTTTTTTGTAAGAACATGATTTCCTGGGAAAAATATCGTAGTCAACACGTGtttcgaagaggggaagggcGTTTGCAGATGTGATGAATGCTCTCCCACTTATTCAGCTGCAAAATGGGGcattttcttactttttctcgtttttttatgGGCAAGTCCGTTCCAAGTGCCTTATCCCTCCTCCCTCTACTCCGCGAGTAAATTGGACACATCCGACAAGTGGTTTGGATATCCAATTCAAATATATTGGGAGTCTTGGGGCTGTTTAATACCGATTCTTCTAAAAATGTGTAATCTCATTTTTAGACTTGCTCGCGATATGTTTCTCTCATTATTTCGGTTTCCAAAGGAACCAATGTGTTATCATCTTCGAAGTTTTGAACTTCATGAACCTAATTAGGGAGAGGTTTCCGATTTTCTGTTATCAGCTTGCTTATCAGTTAAAAACTGTTCTCGAATTACATGTTTGGTCATTCTGCTGCCGTTATTTATATGGAAGACTTTTGACACAGAGACggaataaaagacaaaaatgcGTTGGACTTAGGAAAACATAATTCAACTAAGAAAATATGGTCATTTGTAGCGTATCTTAACCCGGCTCGCCTTCTCACTGGCTACATGGGAGGCGGAAGTCTCTTGGCTCTTCCCCTGTCTTCTGTTGTCTGTTGACTTATCTGGAAAAGTCATCAACTAAGTTCCTCCAAGTTTTGCCCAGCCTCAAAAAGTTCTGCGTGATTTATTTAAGCGACCAGCCGTGTATGACTTGTTCTGAGTTActgctagttttttttctctttttgtttgatagtaaaaacaaaatttaaaattagcCTTATCGGTTGAGTGACTGAGATCAGAAAACTTGTGCCCTTATATCTATGACCATAAAATCACAGAACGTCATTACGAATTATCTTCTTACAATAAGTAACTTCATCAGCACGGTCTTGGGTGAAATTGAGGGCGAGCGCTAATCggatataattttaaaaatataaacgCAATAAACCTGCTAACCTACAAACTCGTTTTCATAAAACAAGCAATTGAAATGTCCGTCATAAGTCCAATTTGCAACTCGCAAAACCATTGGCTGACCCGTTTACGTAACAATTTTCTTAGAAAGATTAAAGCTCGATTCTGTGCAACAAAATACGGTTTTAGTAGAATTTAAGTTGATGATTAGACTTCGGCAGATAGTACTCCATCAGCAAGATTTAAACGAAAGTCTTGGACGTAACGGTCAAACAATCcgcttttgtttcgtttacgGCAGGACTCGCGTTTAAGTAGAAGCAGTCAGTGTATGCTGCGAAATGAGAAACAATATGACTACAGCACaagttgatttaaaaaaaacgagcctactataaaacagaaaaaagcaaGTATCAGATCACGGGCTGCCGGAGCTCACTCGATTACGCGCTTGAATCCAATAGTTCTTTAGTCGATCCTCGTCATTTGCACAAAATTTTCGAAAATCGGATAAAAATGTGGTGCCAGATTTTTCGTCACTCACGGGACCAGATGGGTTCCTCCAACGCTTACTCAGCATTGAATTCCAAGCCCACAAAAAGCCAACACGAACTTCTTGGTTTTGTTGCCACGTTTGACGCTCAACAACATGACGTGTGATATAACTAAGAGTTAAAGACGAATCTGTAGGAGAAAGCATAGCTGAATTCGGTAGCCAATTGGAATTTGTTCGCTGCGGTCGCTGTGGTGAAGGATGCACTACATCGTTTTCGTTACTGGTTGAACTtaatatcaaaacaaaaacagttccAGATGTATGGATGAACTGAAGAGGCGGAAGGGGTGGGCGAACGTTGGCCCTTGACGAAGCAGTTGGAGAAGCCGGATCGGGAGAACAAGGCAAGAAACCAAAATGGCGTGCGATGCTTTCCTGGAGTGTTTAAACATGTTTAAAAACCAATTAGAGAGATATAAGGTGTTCAAGTAGACATTGACGCCGGTACAAGATGCAACTAATCAGAGTgggaaaataagaaaatccaGTGGGACGTAAAATTCTCATTTCGTAAATCATCCTAATTTTGGGTGAAAAACTTTGCAAAGAAATCGCAAATCAAACAGGCCATAACTTATCTGGTAT of the Daphnia carinata strain CSIRO-1 chromosome 10, CSIRO_AGI_Dcar_HiC_V3, whole genome shotgun sequence genome contains:
- the LOC130702872 gene encoding class A basic helix-loop-helix protein 15-like isoform X2; the encoded protein is MPLEMDIMSRPNYSETGLHKSKRRRSAKSHATNDDSATKRTNRKDTTYSASVFNELLILNSSSPGAEDSQKPRSHANARERDRTHSVNSAFTALRTLIPTEPADRKLSKIETLRLASSYIAHLGTQLLAGPMEQPCLKHNGPTPGFDNSNPRPVCTFCLASMKKMKSIDGLCYRETNHSSNMDPSSVLHELPAIISTSSNDAFEHNLNLLFY
- the LOC130702872 gene encoding class A basic helix-loop-helix protein 15-like isoform X1, which encodes MPLEMDIMSRPNYSETGLHKSKRRRSAKSHATNDDSATKRTNRKDTTYSASVFNELLILNSSSPGAEDSQKPRSHANARERDRTHSVNSAFTALRTLIPTEPADRKLSKIETLRLASSYIAHLGTQLLAGPMEQPCLKHNGPTPGFDNSNPRPVCTFCLASMKKMQKSIDGLCYRETNHSSNMDPSSVLHELPAIISTSSNDAFEHNLNLLFY
- the LOC130702807 gene encoding dnaJ homolog subfamily C member 28-like isoform X1 — translated: MILLKGCKRPLRRLPAINIRKIVTSLSVNQQISHVDYQACYKVLGLHENCSQQELKAAFVGLAKKHHPDSNQEADSAKFQLIENAYRKLQEKFSIEIKKSESVTHKNKNIVNKDTTPEDSEQNLQHDIEHTAPQHRQFLNYEGIGQGTPFQREKQYQKYQVKKAVENVYNHRISQIPNTEENSLVWKDNRTAKKSKIRLGIDRLVEDLIQESMAKGEFTNLKGTGKPLVNQNHNPYVDIVTHKINQVLIENGFSPQWVMLEKDIRSEITNLKFRLEEGRRKLGKMPLTESEKFVWNKLLDELKDDVKQINKKINDYNLIVPLLNKQMVHVNLKKMSEKYLKDFPSLDLTLTEKKVNEECRKVQRSTSTEPGLFDLWNSLWKSKYVY
- the LOC130702893 gene encoding tetratricopeptide repeat protein 36-like isoform X1 yields the protein MATSKDRAILDSIINPLLPNDEFVPHNDVQEDTGHDSEAVKTTKEFEKQGVIFAESGRMDQALEMFGKAVECSPMWASAYNNRAQAFRLLKRNEEAMKDLDMAIQLSNGKGKAACQAYCQRAMLNHYTGNEELAFKDWECASNLGSNFAKNQLIQKNPYAALCNKMLYDVFKNVKEGTDIK
- the LOC130702872 gene encoding class A basic helix-loop-helix protein 15-like isoform X3; translation: MPLEMDIMSRPNYSETGLHKSKRRRSAKSHATNDDSATKRTNRKDTTYSASVFNELLILNSSSPGAEDSQKPRSHANARERDRTHSAFTALRTLIPTEPADRKLSKIETLRLASSYIAHLGTQLLAGPMEQPCLKHNGPTPGFDNSNPRPVCTFCLASMKKMQKSIDGLCYRETNHSSNMDPSSVLHELPAIISTSSNDAFEHNLNLLFY
- the LOC130702893 gene encoding tetratricopeptide repeat protein 36-like isoform X2, encoding MATSKDRAILDSIINPLLPNDEFVPHNDVQEDTDDSEAVKTTKEFEKQGVIFAESGRMDQALEMFGKAVECSPMWASAYNNRAQAFRLLKRNEEAMKDLDMAIQLSNGKGKAACQAYCQRAMLNHYTGNEELAFKDWECASNLGSNFAKNQLIQKNPYAALCNKMLYDVFKNVKEGTDIK
- the LOC130702807 gene encoding dnaJ homolog subfamily C member 28-like isoform X2; translation: MILLKGCKRPLRRLPAINIRKIVTSLSVNQQISHVDYQACYKVLGLHENCSQQELKAAFVGLAKKHHPDSNQEADSAKFQLIENAYRKLQEKFSIEIKKSESVTHKNKNIVNKDTTPEDSEQNLQHDIEHTAPQHRQFLNYEGIGQGTPFQREKQYQKYQVKKAVENVYNHRISQIPNTEENSLVWKDNRTAKKSKIRLGIDRLVEDLIQESMAKGEFTNLKGTGKPLVNQNHNPYVDIVTHKINQVLIENGFSPQWVMLEKDIRSEITNLKFRLEEGRRKLGKMPLTESEKFVWNKLLDELKDDVKQINKKINDYNLIVPLLNKQMVHVNLKKMSEKYLKDFPSLDLTLTEKKVNEECRKVQRSTSTEPGLFDLWNSLWKSN